The sequence AGTTGCAAATCACAAAAAGCTACTTGAGAGAACCATAATTTGATTGAGAAACAGAAGAAAATTTTACTTCAAGaaaggtaaaaagaaaaacagaagtGATACGTAACACAACCACATACAAACATCAATAGAAATTAAGAAGTAGCTCGTGGGCAAAAGAACATTGaaacataattttaaagaCAAATTATTAGCTCTGATAAGATAGCAGATATTGAAGTGATTAGTTATGGGAGATGCCAAATAGCACGAGTACGAAATTAGttcaatagacacaattacaTTCATACCAGGAAACTATTATTTTGTGTAACCAAAAGAACACCACTGATAGCTCACTAGAATGGCACATTACAAAGTATCTAGTAACGAGACAGAACATCATAATGCAATGGAAAAGGACCACTGATAGCTCACTACACTAGCACATTTACAAACTATCTACCACCGAAACAGAATCCTTATTGTCATCTCTTGTATTCTGCAAAATAAGCAACAAGCGATAGCACAAAAGATgccttttctattttctctcaGATAATTGACTAAAATAACATCTGTCTTATCCAAGCTAAGACCAACAAGGAATGCGAAatccattattattttatcttaatgATATATGAGAAATTACAGGAGAAAGCCCAATCACAAAGTAGTTTACACAAGCATCAGAGGAAGACTTCCAAATCCTATGCTCATATTCATGAAAAACtatataagtttatttttaaaagctACAGGGAGTAACAAAAATACACATTTATAACGATTAAAATGAGGAATGTACGGGAAACAGTTCACTCAGTTAAGCATGATATTGAGAAactgaagaaaacaaaatacaCATCTAAAAAGCTAGGGAATTGAAATACTCACGCCAGCCCACTCGCCAAGGGTTTTAGCACTTGGGACAGTTAAGAGGCCAACACCATGGTCGGCACAAATCCCTTTGATAAGTTTGACGTAGTCAGGCTGATTGCAGTCTTCAGCAATTACACAGAGCTGAGCAGCATTCTTCTCAATCACTTTTGCAGCTTCATGAAGACCTCGAATAAGGCCGCCATGAGCCAGAGACTTTCGCAGCACTAACTGCAATGCGGTCATCAAATCCATTGGCTCACCCAGTGGCTGAGCAGGAGCAGCTGCCTCAACAGCAACAGCAACAGCAACGGCACCCTCCTCACTGTTCCAATCACCCATCACACGAAGTATCAGTACAAAAATAAACCACCTAGCATAAAATAATACAGAGATCTACACAtacaaggaaaaaaagaaaaacacgaATCACTCttatataaacaaaaacaaaattataccATGTTCTAGTAATAGATTCAAAGCATTGAAGGACAAAACATCGCTTACCCTGACATGGTTCGTCGGAGGTTCGTCTTTCTGAGGAAAAGAAGAGGAGTGGGCGTGTATCTGCACAAGAACGAGAGCAAAATGAAAACCAAGTGCTTCTAAAATGGTTAAGGTAGGATTTATATGGGGAGGAGAGCTAGGGTTTTTTGCAAAGTGGTATGGGCTtaacaaaactggcccaataGTTGCTTACAAATCCGAGCTGCTGCGCGGGTAATTAAAACTGACCCCAATGATTCCAACCTATATTTTGACACCTGCGTTgaaccaaatatatatatatatatatataatacaattaAGTACTTAAACTTGTAAGAGTTACAACTTGATTTATAAAATcagtaaatatttatgatgagctatatataacatattaacaataaattacAGATTATCCAAATCAGCTTTTTTcagatataattttataaatactgtgagaatttgttaaaatttaataattaattttttaaatttataatttagtatgtaaaattgaaaattttaatatttgagtGTGTGGCCAATcaatatataaacaaaattgATGTAGACAAATTAAATTCagttatattttcataatcaAATATAATCTCAACATTTTAGAAGGTAATTCTTTCACTTAAGTactaaaaatcataaatctagataaaaaaaatatattaataaatacaatatatGTCATATGCATAAgtattgataatcaaaattatcATTCTCAATAAATGATTGATTTTGTTTAGATGTTTATAGTgattgattttgaaaaatagagTGTTGTTCAATGTTATTCATAGAACAATCggaaaatttgataaaaaatagtGATGACGGTGTAATGAAAGTAGTAGTAAGGACAACATAATACTCTATTAGCAGTAATCCTTCTTATAGACTTTatcatcattttattattcttaatttacCTAACCGATATTATATGTTCTAAGATTTCAAGTCCGTAACTACTATTGACTTACTATATACATtcaattgtaaatatttactAGGTTCAAC comes from Ricinus communis isolate WT05 ecotype wild-type chromosome 5, ASM1957865v1, whole genome shotgun sequence and encodes:
- the LOC8273420 gene encoding 40S ribosomal protein S12 — its product is MSGEEGAVAVAVAVEAAAPAQPLGEPMDLMTALQLVLRKSLAHGGLIRGLHEAAKVIEKNAAQLCVIAEDCNQPDYVKLIKGICADHGVGLLTVPSAKTLGEWAGLCKIDSEGKARKVVGCSCVVVKDYGEESEGLNVVQQHIKSN